A window of Actinomadura viridis genomic DNA:
GGCGAAGTCGGGGAGCAGGTCGGTGGCCACGCGGCTGAGGGCCATGCTGCTCCACTGCGTGGCCTTGTCGCTGCCGTAGGCGCCGCGCAGGAAGCGCACGGCCTGCAGGGTCTCCTCGCTGACGGTCAGGCGGGGCCGCATCATCGCGAAGTAGTCCGCGATGTCGGCGCGGGACTTGGGGACATCGGTCGCGCCGAGCTTCTCGGAGATGACGGCGTAGTCGGCGAAGTACCGGTCCAGGTCGCGGCCGCCCAGCGGGTTCGGGTGGTAGCGGACGTGGGCGCGGGCGGCGGAGTACGCCTGGGTCACGCCGGTCCAGATGATGTCGGCCGAGTCGGTGGCCGAGTACGGGCGGCCGTCGGGCATGGTGCCGTGGACGCGCTGGTGCATCGCCCGGATCGTCCCGGTGAGCTTGTCGGCGACCGGGGTGGACCCGTAGGTCACGCCCATCACGAAGCTGGAGGTGAATCCCAGCCGCCTGATGGGGTCCTGCAGGTAGTCGGAGTGCTGGTTGGTGCCGTGCGTGACGGGCTCGTTGAGGGTGCCCAGGAGCAGGCCCGACACGCCGCCCAGCACGCCCGACACGTCGCCGTGGACGTACCAGATGGCCGAGCCGGGCCCGAAGTGACCCGGATCGCCGATGGGCTCGGTGTACTGCTCCCCAGGGAGGTGGGCGGCGGCCAGCATGGCCCAGTAGGCGTCGTCGATCGCGCGGCGCAGGCTCATAAGCACATGCTTACAGGATCTGAGACAGAGTTCAATACTTGTCTCATCGTCGCATGCGGAAACCGCACCGCCGCACAGTCGAAGGGCCACAGGGCCGCAGGGCCGCAGGGCCGCAGGGCCGCAGGGCCTCCTGCCCGGAAGCCTCAGAAGCCGAGGATCGCGAAGAGAACTCCGCCGATGACGTGCGCGAGGACGGTCACCACCAGCACCGCGATGAGCACGTACTTGGCCGTCGGGTGATCGAACAGGGAGCCGGGTCGGGTGCGGTGGGCGGAGCGGTCCTGGGCCTGGTCTTCCAGCGATTCCAGCGAGGGCAGGAAGCGTGGTCGTCGGATGGCGGGCACCGGGTCTCTCCATTCGATGAGGCCACTAATGATTAGTACACTAACTATTAGTGCACGATACCTTGGAGCGTCCCGGAACGGCGGAGGACCCGTGAGTGACATCGACGACATCGACGGCATGGCCGCCCCGGCGACGCTGGACGATCTCGACCCCCTGGCGCTGGAGAACCAGGTGTGCTTCGCCCTGGCGGTCGCGTCCCGGTCGGTCATCGCGGTCTACCGGCCCCTGCTGGAGCCGATGGGGCTGACCCATCCCCAATACCTGGTCATGCTCGCGTTGTGGCAGCACGCGCCGCTGTCGGTCAAGGATCTCAGCAGGATGCTGCAACTGGAGCCGGCCACCCTGTCCCCCCTGCTCAAACGCCTGGAGGCCGCCGGTCTCGTCCAGCGCCGGCGGGCGGGCGGGGACGAGCGCTCCCTGTCGGTCGTGCTGACCGGGGCGGGCCGGGCCCTCCGCGAGGAGGCCCTGAAGATCCCCCCGGCGATCGTCGAGCGCCTGGACATGGACATCGCCGAGCTGCGCGGCCTGCACCAGGTGCTGACCCGGGTGATCGCCGCCGCTAACGCCGCCAGGCCGTCCGGGGCACGGAACGGCGCGGGCGACGGCTACGGCGCGGGCGAAGGCAACGGCGAAGGCAACGGCAACGGCGACGGCGACGGCGGAAGCACCGGTCGCGAACGATGAGTTTCCAACCCCTCTAGGGTCTGCACTGGGCAACCTGACCCGACCCGGAGGGAAACGCTCCATGGCCAAGATGTTGTACTCGGTCACCATGTCGCTGGACGGCTTCATCGCGGGCCCGGACGGCGACATGTCCTGGCTGGCCGACTACCTGGGACCCAACCCGGAGGTGGAGGGGCTGATCGGAGACATCGGGGCCCTGCTCGTGGGGAGGCGGACCTACGGAGGCGACGACCCGCACCGGGGCACCGAGAAGGAGGGCAAGGCGTTCGGCGGCGGGTGGGACGGTCCCCAGTTCGTGCTCACCCACCATGCTCCGGACAGGCCCGTGCCGGGGGTCACCTTCGTCGGCGACATCGACGGCGCGGTCGCCGCGTCCAAGGCGGCGGCGGGGGAGAAGTACGTCAACATCCTCGGGGCCGACATCGCCAGGCAGTGCGTGGAGATCGGTGCCCTTGACGAGGTCCTGGTGTGCATCGCGCCCGTCATGATCGGCGACGGTGTCCGGTTGTTCGACCATCCGGGCGGGACCCACGTCAAGCTCGAACGCCTCAGCGTCAGCCAGGCACCGCTGGCGACGAACCTCTGGATGCGCGTCGTGAGATGAGCCCCGGACGGGGACGGCGGCCAGGCCGCCGGACCCGTCGCCGGACGGCCTTTCCTGTACGGCGGAGATGGGACATGCTCGTCCCGATCGCCGACCAGGAGCCAGGAGTCACGGCATGGAGAGTCATGGCTGGGCCGTGGAGGTCCCGGACGCCTACAGGGTCGGGACGTGGGAGGTTCGCGGGCGGATCGCCGGGGGCAGCTGGAGCAGCGTCTACGAGGGACGGCCCGTCGCGGGAGGCGCGGAACGGGTCGCGCTGAAGTTCGTGCCGACGGGCACGCTGACTCCGCGGCAGCTCGGGCATCTCGCCGAGATGGCGCGCAGGGAACTGGCACTGTACGAGCGGCTCAGCCACCCCCGGCTCATCCGGCTCCACGAGACGCACACCGTCGACGATCCGGACCACGCCGCGCTCGACGGCGCGACCGTACTGGTGCTGGAACGCGCGGCCGGCTCGCTGGCGGCCCTGCTGAACGGCGGCGAGGGGCCGGTCCCCGAGGCGCACCGGCTGCTGACCGAGATCTGCGAGGGGCTGGAGCATCTGCACTCCTCGGGCTGGGTGCACGGTGACCTCAAGCCCGGCAACATCCTGCTCATGGAGGACGGCTCGGTGCGGCTGGCCGACTTCGGGCTGGCCGCGGAGCTGGACGGCACCCACGCCTACCTCCCCCCGTTGGGCACGTCCGACTACGTCGCGCCCGAGCGGCGGGACGAGCCGGTCGGGGACCGGGGGGCCGCGGTCCGCACGACCACCGACATCTGGGCGTTCGGCGTCACGGCCCACCAGGTGCTCACGGGGCGCCTGCCGTTCGCCGGCGCGACCGGCCGCGCCCGGCGGGCGGAGATCGAGGCGTACGCGGCGGGGCGGGGCCGGCTCGCGCTGTCGCCCGCGCTGCCCGCGCCCTGGCGCGAGCTCGTCGAGGACTGCCTGGCCCCCGACCACCGGAGGCGGGAACGCCACGACGCCGCGGGCCTGCTGGTCCGGCTCCGCGGCCTCGCGGACGTGCCCGCGACGGCGGAACCGGCCCGGGGGAAGCGGGGACGGCGGGGGAGGCGGGCGCGGCGGATCGCCGTCACGGCGGTCTCCGCGGCGGCGGTGGCGGGCGCGGTCCCCGCCGTGGCGGCACTGTCCGGAGCGGACGGGACCGACCGGCCCGAGCCCGGGACGACGCGGGCCGCGCCCGGGTACTTCCGCGCCGGCGCCGACATCCCGCCGCAGTACCGCGACCTCATCGTGCGGGCCGGGACCATGTGCGACGAGCGAGGGCTGAGTCCCGTGCTCATCGCCGCGATGCTCAAGGCGGAGTCGGGCTTCGACCCGGGCCTCAGGGACCCGGGGATGGACGAGTACGGCATCGCGCGCTGGACGCCGAGGGTCCTGCGCCATCACCTGCCGCCGGACCGGCGCGGCAGCGCGGCCGAGGCGGCGATGAGGCCGGAGGAGGCGATCCCGGCGATGGGCCGGTTCTTCTGCCGGTTCGGGCTGGAACTGACCGGTGTGCCGGGCGATCCGGCGCTGAACCTGGCCGCCGCGTACCGTACGTCCACCACGACGGTCGTCAGGTCGCGCGGGGTCCCTCCGCGGGTTCGTCCGTACATCGAACGGGTCCGGGGGCACATGGCGGACTACCGTCCCGAGGCGGCAGCAGTTCCAGGTGCTCCTCCCGGACGAGGTTGAACTTCAGCGCGAGCGCGACGAGCGCGGCGCGCTGCCAGTCGGCCTTGGCTCCGCCGGCGGGTTCCTTCACGCGGAGTTTCTTGCGGGCGAGGTAGTCGATGTGGAAGTTCACGGCGGGCCTGGTGGGCCGGCCGCCCAGCCGCTCGATGATCCCCGGTACGGACGGGATCACGACGGAGGAGGCGTCCAGCAGGCGGGGCTCGCACAGCGCGACCAGGACGCGGAAGTACTTCGAGGTCTCGTCGAGGGGGAAGGCGGCGGTGGTCGCGTCGTCGCCGTCGTCGGCGGCGCCGGCGTCCACGTAGAGGTGCTCGGGGGCGAAGACCAGGAACGAGACCGGCCCGCGGGCGGCCGGCACCACGACCCTGCTGAACTCGAACGGGACCGGCATGTCCGCCCGCCGGGGCGCGACCTTGACGAACTCGCCGGCGCCCTCGGGGTTCTCGACGACGATGGTCGCGCTCCGGCTGAGGTTGCTGATGACCCAGTGGTCCTCGACCGGGCGGATCCGGCCGGCGAGCCGTGAGACCCCCGGGTCGCCGAGCGGGACGTCGACCGGGACGCCGCCGGTGCCCCGGCCGAACGTCGCCGACTGGCCGGCCGCCAGCTCCAGGCCCCGGAACCGCGGGCCGCCCGGAACCCGGTGGTCATGCTGCACGATCACGGACAACCTATAACCTTCCAGCTTCTCGGGCCGGGCGCCGACAACGACAATAACCGTCATCCTGAACGGACGTAAACGTCCGCCAACGGCAGTTCGCTCCCAATTGTTCTCGACATTGTTGGCAAACATTGCCTGCCCACTTCCCGTTGAATAAGGAGAATGCGCGCCATGAAGGGTCGGGTGCCCGCTCCGCTCGTCTTCCTCACCACGCTGGGCGCGGCGTTCGTGCTGGCGTCCGGGTTCTCCTGGGCGAACGCGTCCACCGCGAACGCCTCCGCCGCGACGGCGAAAGCCGCCGCCCGGCCGGATTTCAAGATGCCGTTCCAATGCGGCCAGCGATGGCAGCTCACGACGTACACCGGCCACAATCCCGATGACAAGAAGCTCGACATGTTCCGGGAGGGCGGCGGGACGTCGGGCAGCGCGGTCCTCGCGTCGGCGGCCGGCCGCGTCCACCAGTGGTTCGACCCCGGCGGCCTGGAGATCGACCACGGCAACGGCTGGTTCACCGTCTACCTTCACATGAGCGCCCGCGCCCCGGTGGGGACGGTGGTCCCCGGGGGCGGGTGGATCGGCACCGCCGGTTCCGTCGGCACCGGCGTCGCGCATCTGCATTACGAGCAGCTCTACGACTCCAACGGCGACGGTGACGGCGAGACCGACGAGATGGTCCATCCCGTCATCCAGGGAACGGAGTACCGGCTCACCCCGCAGGGGCCTTTCCCATTCGTGACCAGTGCCAACGCGTGCGGTTCCGGACCGTACTGGGTCGACACGTTCGCGAACGCGACCGGTTACAAGGACGCGCAGATGAACGATGCGCAGGGGTTGTTGTACGCCGGTACGAATTATGTGTACTGCAAGGTGTGGGGCCGGGAGGTTCGTGTGGGTGACCAGTTCAATCACTGGTGGCTGAGGACGGATCTGGACGAGGTCTACGCCGGCAAGAACGGCAGGAACGCGTACGTCTCCGCCTACTACCTGTCCAGGTGGGGCGACGACGAGGCCAAGGACAACAACGGCAGGGAAATCCCCAATTGTTAGCACGGCCGAAGGAGAGGCGAATGCGGCCGATTCGGGCGACGCTCATCGTGTCGACGCTCTTGCTGGGTCTGTTCATCGCGCTGCCGGCGGGACCCGCCCTGGCGGCTCCCAACTTCAAGGCGCCCTACCCGTGCGGGCAGAGATGGACCTACTCGCACCATTCGGCGGAGGTGCGGCTGGCCCTGGACTTCGTCCGGGCCGACGGCGGCGGGACGGCGGGCACGCCGGTGCTGGCCTCGGCCGCCGGCACCGCCTACAACTACTACCAGGCCGGCGGGGCCGGCAACTACGTCGTCATCGACCATGGCGGCGGCTGGAAGACCTACTACTTCCACCTGGCGTCCTTCGGTGTCGGGCACGGCGCGGGCGTCGGGCAGGGGCAGGTGATCGGGACCACCGGATCGACCGGCAACAGCTCCGGCGCGCACATCCACTACGAGCAGCTCTACAACGGAGCCGGGCAGACCATCTCCATCAACGGCCAGTCGCTGGCGCCGTACCCCGGTTCGTACAACCAGAAGTACCTGACCAGTGACAACGGCTGCAGCGGTGGCGGCGGCAAGTACTGGGTGGACACGTTCGCGAACGCGACCGGTTACAAGGACGCGCAGATGAACGATGCGCAGGGGTTGTTGTACGCCGGTACGAATTATGTGTACTGCAAGGTGTGGGGCCGGGAGGTTCGTGTCGGTGACCAGTTCAATCACTGGTGGCTGAGGACGGATCTGGACGAGGTCTACGCCGGCAAGAACGGCTGGGGCGCGTACGTCTCCGCCTACTACCTGTCCAGATGGGGCAACGACGAGGCCCGGGACAACAACGGCACCGTCATCCCGAACTGCTGACCACCGGCCGACGGCCCTCGCCCGCGGCACCGGGCGGGGGCCGTCCGCATGCCGTCCCGCGTGCCGTTCCTCATGGGGACGTGTCTCAGGGGTGAGAGCGGCGGTTTCCCGGGCGGCGGAGCCAGGCCCGTTCGACGGGGCCGGAGAGGAGGAGCAGCAGGAGCGGCCAGTAGTTCAGGCCGGGCACCGCCACCGCCAGGACGAAGGCGAGGGCCAGCAGTGCGGTCGCGGTGAACGAACGGGTGAGGACCTCCGGCGTCACCGGGTGCCGCTCGGACGCCACCTCGGGGTCGGCCCGGACGACGAGGGCCAGCGCGGACTGGAACGCGCTCGCGAGCAGGATCGTGCCGATGTAGAGGCCGGCGGTGAAGCGGTCGGCGCTGTAGACGCCCACGATCTCGGTCGGGAACGGCAGCACGACGATGGTGAGCAGCCAGCCGGTGTTGCACAGGATCAGCGGTGTCGAGTAGGCCCGCACGTGCCGGAAGAAGCGGTGGTGCACCATCCAGAGCCGCATGATCACCGCGAAGCTCAGCAGGAAGCTCCAGATCTCCGGCCCGTGCCCGGTGATCACCTCCACCGCGCTCTCGCCGTTCCGCGCGGACTCCGGCACCACGTCCACCAGCGGCAGCACGAGCAGGGTCACCGCGATCGCGACGACGGCGTCGGTGAAGAAGACGAGCCGGTCCGGGTCCCTGGGAATGGCCACCGGCACAACCTAGCCAGGTGGCGCCGCGTCCTCCCTGTTCAAGGGGCCCGTGTCCGGTGGCCGTGTCAGCGGCCCCGTGCGTCCCGGCCCGGTGCGTCCTGGTTCGGGGCGTTCCGCCACAGCAGCTCCTCGGCGCGTGCGCAGGAGGCGTGGTCGGGCAGCAGGTTCGCCGCCATGGCCTCGGCCAGCGACGGCGCCGTCAGGTCCCGGCCGGACATGATCGGGTCCGGCAGCCCGCCGAGACGCAGCGCCAGCTCCGGGTCGACCGGCGAGACGGCCAGCTCGTTCGCGGGGACGTACGGGCCGGACATCAGGTAGGTCATGAGGGTCCCGTCCTCCAGCGCGGCGAACGCGTGGCCGACCCCCACCGGGACGTACACGGCGCGGGGGTTCTGGGCGTCGAGCTCGACGGCGTCCCAGCGGCCGAACGTCGGCGACCCCACCCTGAGATCGACGACGATGTCCCTCGCCCTCCCGTGCGCGCAGTAGACGTACTTGGCCATGCCCGGAGGCGTCCGGGTGACGTGGACGCCGCGCACCGCGCCGCGCCGGGACACGCTGAAACTGGCCTGCGCGACGGGGAACGCCGGGGCGCCGCCGTGGGAGGCGAACGCCGTCCCCTCGAACGGCGAGACGAAGAATCCGCGTTCGTCGCGGTGGACGTCGGGAGTGAACTCCAGGGCGTCCCGCACGGAGAGCCGGCGTACCTTCATCGCGCCTCCCGGTCGTTCGTCATGACGCCGTGCCGGATTCCTCCGGGACGAGCCGCCCGGCCGGTGGCGTGACCGCCCGGTCCCGGGCGAGCGGGCGGTCCTGGACGTAGTCGAGGTCCAGCCGCAGCGCGGTGTCGGCCTTGGCCAGCTCCGCCCCCAGGTAGCCGGCGTGCGACGGGTCCCGGATCAGGCCGTGCCGCAGCACGCCCGCCAGCAGCGCCTCGGGGCAGTGGCTGCGCAGCTCCCGGCCGGCGCGCAGGTCGTGGTCGTAGTGCCGGACGACCAGCACTCCGTGGTCGCGGTCGACGCCGACCACCAGGAAGCCCTCCGCCGTCCGGGGGATCGGCCTGCGCGGCCCTCCCGCGGGCAGCCGTTCCAGGGGTGGGGCGGCCGGCCGCGCGCGGGGCACCACGGGCGGCAGGGCGTCGAGACCGGACAGCACCGCCGCCAACCGCCGCGGGTCGGCCACGCCGATGTGGTCGTGGACGCGGACGCGGCGCCGGAACTCCTCGACGTCGCCGGGCGCCAGCCCCGCCAGCACCGGCCGGTACCCCTGGGCACCGATGACGGTGCCGTCGTCCCCGCAGCCGTTCTCCGCCAGCGCCAGCAGGGTCTGCCCGGGGCGGAACAGCCGGGAGTCGCGCCCGCAGACGACCAGGTGCCGGACCGCGGACCGGCGCAGCAGATCGGCGACGACGTTCTGGAGGCCGAGGTTGGCCGTCACCAGCGGCCCCGCCACGGCCACCCGCGGATGCCCGCCCAGCGCCCTGGCCAGCCGCCGGTCGGTGAGCGTGCAGACCGCGGCGTCCCCGCGGCCCGTCACCACGTCGCCGCACCCCCGTTGTAGCTGCGCGGCGCGCCGCCGGCCGTGACCGGCGGCAGCGTGGAGCTGATCTCGGCGACGTTGGCGCCGAGCCGGTACAGCCGCTTGCCGACCCGCAGCTGCTCACCGCGGATGCCGTCGATGCAGCGGCGGAACCGGTCCTCGACCTCCTCCACCTGGCGGCGCTGCTTGCGCACGTCCAGCCGGTCCTCCAGGCAGTCCGAGAGGTTCTCCATGAAGAACTGGTAGTTCGCCTCGCCCATCGCCTGCCGCGTCCGGTGCAGGTAGTCCTTGAACTCCTCCAGGACGTCCACGACGCCGGGCACCTTGTGGAACCGCCGGTAGATGCGGGAGACGAACGTCTGCACGACGACGTTGAAGGTCTCGAACTCGAACACCGCCGACTGCTCGGTGATGACGCCGCGCTCGTGGTAGTCGGCGTTGTTGTAGAGAGAGGCGAAGTGCCTGGCGAGCTTGTCGACGCGCTCGTCCTTGTAGGCGTAGTCGTAGGGGTCGAGGGTCTGGTGGTAGCGCTCCCCGAGCAGCCCGTCCTCGGCCATCCGCTGCGCGATGGAGGTGCCCGGGTAGACCTCCAGCCGCTCGGTCATCCGGCGCAGGTTCTGGCCCGCGTGCGCGCGCAGGAACCGCGCGTTCTCCACCAGCGTCTCCGCGGTCGCGTACGGGTGGAACGGCAGGAAGCCGAGCGCCAGGTAGATGCCGTGCTCGCGCATCAGCCGGATCACCCGGATGTTGTCCTCGACGGTGGCGCGCTTCTCCCACAGCTCCAGTTCCGACTGCACGCCGGACTCGATGCCGATGTTGACCTTCTCCAGGCCGCTGCGGACCAGCAGGTCGAGCAGCTCGTGGTCGTCGTCGGACCAGTTCTCGGCCCGCATGCAGACGTTGTAGTAGATGTCCAGGTCACGGTCGAGGATCTCCTCGGCGATGTGCCGGACCCGTTTCTTGCCGACCCGGCCTCCGTCGGGGTCCTCGAAGGTGGAGTCGATGAAGTCGAAGGTGCGGAACCGCTGCTCCCGCACGATCTTCTCGATCTCGTCGACGATCAGCGGCACCGAGCGGGCCCGCCACGCCTTGCCGTCCTGCACCCGGTTGCCCAGGTTCGGCGCCGAGCAGAAGGTGCAGCGGGCGACGCAGCCCCGGCTGCTGCTGATCCGGACGTACTCCAGCTTGCTGCCGTGCTGGATCAGCTGGTCGCGGGCCGGGTCGGGCAGCGCGTCCAGGTTGTGGACCAGGGGCCGCGCCGGATTCTGCCGCAGCTCGTCGCCGTCGCGGTAGCCGATGCCGGGGCAGCCGGCGTACCCCTCGCCCAGCGCCAGCCGCTGCGCCAGGTCGAGGATGAGCGGCTCGCCCTCGCCGAGCGCCACCAGGTCGGCGTACGGGTTGGTGCGCAGCACGTCCAGGCCGGTGAACGTCCCGGCGGGGCCGCCGCAGGCGATGACGACGTCGGGGGCGCGCTCGCGCAGCCGCCGGCAGAACTCGATGCAGCTCGGCACGTTCAGGCTCATCAGCGTGAAGCAGACCAGGTCCGGCGCGAACTCCAGCAACCCCTCGACCGCCTCGTCCTCCCGGCCGTGCTCGACCTCCCTGATCTCGCAGGTGAAGCCGGCCTGGCGGAGCACCGAGGCCATGAACCCCACGCCCAGATGCTCGGGCGACATCACCAGGTCGCCGTCCAGGAGGATCACGAAGCCGACCCGGAACGCGCCGGGATCGGTGATCCGCTCGTCCAGGCTGATCTCGAACTCGCCGGGATGCCGGCGGGGCCGCCGGGGGCTGATCGCTACGTCCGTGGTCATCGGGTGTCCCTCCTGGTGGTCACGGTGTGACGGGCGTCCGCCGGGCGCGGACGCCGGGTTCGCCGGGCACGCCCGAGCCGCCGCCGGGCACGCCCGACCCGCGGCCGGCGGGCGCGCCCGTGACGGGGACGCCCTCCATCGCCGGCCCGGGCGGCACGCCCAGGCACGCCAGGATCGTCGGCGCGACGTCGCGCATCTCGACGGTGCCGCGGCCGTGGTCGCCGCGCAGCCAGAACGTGGCGTCGTGCCGGGTGTGGGTGCCGGTCAGCGGACCGGGCGCGATCGGCTCGGCCTGCGTCCAGGACCCGCGGACCTGGACGCCGTGCGCGGGCATCACGACGAGGTCGGGGGCGCGGTGGGCCTCGGGTCCCGCGTACAGGTGCGCGCCGTCCAGGACCTCTCCGACCAGCGGGCGGCCGGGACCGCCCTCGGTGACGGCGCCGCCGTCGCCGAGCCGCAGGGCGGCCAGGCGCGCGGCCAGCTCGGCCTTCAGCGCGGGGCGGTCCAGGTCGCCGCCGCCGGGGAAGCGGTCGCGGTGGTTGAAGTAGAGCCGGCCGGGGTCCAGCGCGAACGCCCGTGTCGCGCCGTCGATGCCGCGCAGGTCGGGCGCGTCGGCCGGCAGGGCGAGGTAACCCTCGCGGCGCAGCCAGGCGTTGAGGTAGAACTGCGCGTCGGCCGGGCCGAACCCGTGATCGCTGACGATCATGAGTGCGCCGTCGCCCGCCAGCTCGGCCAGCTCGGCGATCGCCTCGTCCACCCGCCGGTAGAAGCGGAGGATCCGGTCGTGCAGCGGGGAGCCGGGGGTGCGCAGGCTCCGCCAGTGGAAGTGGTGCACCCGGTCGGTCTCGGTGATGACGCACACGGCCAGCCGGGGGCGGCGCTCCAGATGGCGGCGGAACGCGGCGCGGCGCGCGGCCAGCGCCGCCTCCACCTCGTCCATGAAGCCGTCCGGGTCGCCGACCGGATCGTCGATGTCGACGTCCAGGCGGTAGTCCAGCTCCCGGAGCGGCGCGCGCTCCTCGGGCGGGTGGACGGCGCGGTCGAAGTCGGGGGCCACGAAGCCCGAGATCAGCGTGCCGCGCACCGGCGGCGCCGGGTAGGTGCCCGGCACGTTGAGGATCGCGCAGTCGCCCGGGACGTGCTCCCACAGCAGCGGCGCCCGCACGTCGGGCAGCCGCGGGAAGAAGGTGCCGTAGCCGCCCGGCTCCAGGTCGATGAACCCGTACACGCCGTGGCGGCCGGGGTCGGCGCCGGTGAGGAACGTGACCCACGAGGTCGAGCTGATGTCGGGGACGGGGGCCCGCAGCGGGCGCAGCGCGCCCTGGCCGAGGAGTTCGCGGGTGGCGGGCATGACGCCCTCGGCGGCCAGCTCCTCCAGCAGCCAGTGCGGGACGCCGTCCAGCCCGATGACGGTGGTCCTGGTCATGTCGCGTCCGTCTCGATGTGGTCGATGACGCCCGGGCCGAGCGCGGTCCCGTCGGCGTCGCAGAACATGAACCGGCCCAGCGGCGGGCAGTGGCGGGCCTCCTCGGCGGCCACCGGGGCGGCCAGCCGGATCCGTACCTCGGCCAGCTCGCTGAAGCCGACCGGGCGGCCGTCCTCCAGCGGCGTCATCCCGGCGGTCTCCCAGCGGCGGTGCACCGCCTCCAGCCGCCCGGCGAACCCGCCGCCCACGGTGCGGACCAGGCAGGGCCGTCCCGGGGCGAACGGGGTGGAGCCGGTGTTGAGCACGCGGGCGCGCCAGACGCGGCCGACCCGCGGCGGGTCGTCCGGCGGGGCGAGCACGGAGCCCTGCGCGGGCTGGTCGCCCGAGATCCGCAGGCCCACGTCGTCGCCCGTGCGGGCCCGCTCCAGCGGCGGCTCCCCGAACCGCTCGATCAGCTCGATCGCGCAGCGCCCGCCGCCGGGGGAGATCCGCAGCTCCTGGCCGGGCCGGACGGTGCCGCTCTCGACGCGGCCCACGACGCGCCGGACGCCGCCGGCCTCCAGGACGCCGCCGACGACGAACCGCGGCGGTTCCACCCGGCTCTGGCGGACGGCCAGCGCGTCCATCGCCTCGAACAGGGTGCGGCCGGTGTACCAGGGCATCGGCCCGCCGGGCCCGTTCGCCGGGGCGGCGACGTTGTCGCCCCGCAGCGAGCCGACCGGGACGGCCCCGGCCGGTTCGAGGCCGCACTCGGCGGCCAGCCCGGCGACCTGCGCCGCGACCCGCTCGAAGGCGTCCGGGTCGTACCCGGCCAGGTCCATCTTGGTGACCGCGCACAGGACGGAGCGGACGCCGAGCAGCTCCAGCACCCGCAGGTGCCGGC
This region includes:
- a CDS encoding DUF4346 domain-containing protein, with translation MVTGRGDAAVCTLTDRRLARALGGHPRVAVAGPLVTANLGLQNVVADLLRRSAVRHLVVCGRDSRLFRPGQTLLALAENGCGDDGTVIGAQGYRPVLAGLAPGDVEEFRRRVRVHDHIGVADPRRLAAVLSGLDALPPVVPRARPAAPPLERLPAGGPRRPIPRTAEGFLVVGVDRDHGVLVVRHYDHDLRAGRELRSHCPEALLAGVLRHGLIRDPSHAGYLGAELAKADTALRLDLDYVQDRPLARDRAVTPPAGRLVPEESGTAS
- a CDS encoding B12-binding domain-containing radical SAM protein, with translation MTTDVAISPRRPRRHPGEFEISLDERITDPGAFRVGFVILLDGDLVMSPEHLGVGFMASVLRQAGFTCEIREVEHGREDEAVEGLLEFAPDLVCFTLMSLNVPSCIEFCRRLRERAPDVVIACGGPAGTFTGLDVLRTNPYADLVALGEGEPLILDLAQRLALGEGYAGCPGIGYRDGDELRQNPARPLVHNLDALPDPARDQLIQHGSKLEYVRISSSRGCVARCTFCSAPNLGNRVQDGKAWRARSVPLIVDEIEKIVREQRFRTFDFIDSTFEDPDGGRVGKKRVRHIAEEILDRDLDIYYNVCMRAENWSDDDHELLDLLVRSGLEKVNIGIESGVQSELELWEKRATVEDNIRVIRLMREHGIYLALGFLPFHPYATAETLVENARFLRAHAGQNLRRMTERLEVYPGTSIAQRMAEDGLLGERYHQTLDPYDYAYKDERVDKLARHFASLYNNADYHERGVITEQSAVFEFETFNVVVQTFVSRIYRRFHKVPGVVDVLEEFKDYLHRTRQAMGEANYQFFMENLSDCLEDRLDVRKQRRQVEEVEDRFRRCIDGIRGEQLRVGKRLYRLGANVAEISSTLPPVTAGGAPRSYNGGAATW
- a CDS encoding alkaline phosphatase family protein yields the protein MTRTTVIGLDGVPHWLLEELAAEGVMPATRELLGQGALRPLRAPVPDISSTSWVTFLTGADPGRHGVYGFIDLEPGGYGTFFPRLPDVRAPLLWEHVPGDCAILNVPGTYPAPPVRGTLISGFVAPDFDRAVHPPEERAPLRELDYRLDVDIDDPVGDPDGFMDEVEAALAARRAAFRRHLERRPRLAVCVITETDRVHHFHWRSLRTPGSPLHDRILRFYRRVDEAIAELAELAGDGALMIVSDHGFGPADAQFYLNAWLRREGYLALPADAPDLRGIDGATRAFALDPGRLYFNHRDRFPGGGDLDRPALKAELAARLAALRLGDGGAVTEGGPGRPLVGEVLDGAHLYAGPEAHRAPDLVVMPAHGVQVRGSWTQAEPIAPGPLTGTHTRHDATFWLRGDHGRGTVEMRDVAPTILACLGVPPGPAMEGVPVTGAPAGRGSGVPGGGSGVPGEPGVRARRTPVTP
- a CDS encoding GTP-binding protein, which encodes MTPRTQHAPPSQDATSQDAAGQNAPGRPAAGQDAAGQDVPRRTFNVAFVGEVDHGKSTLLGRLLYDTGALPADRLDLDPEAGGLAFLLDGLSEEREGLFTLDTTRAVLETPSCRFVLIDVPGHGELLKNMVSGASRADAGVVVVDVHEQVAAQTRRHLRVLELLGVRSVLCAVTKMDLAGYDPDAFERVAAQVAGLAAECGLEPAGAVPVGSLRGDNVAAPANGPGGPMPWYTGRTLFEAMDALAVRQSRVEPPRFVVGGVLEAGGVRRVVGRVESGTVRPGQELRISPGGGRCAIELIERFGEPPLERARTGDDVGLRISGDQPAQGSVLAPPDDPPRVGRVWRARVLNTGSTPFAPGRPCLVRTVGGGFAGRLEAVHRRWETAGMTPLEDGRPVGFSELAEVRIRLAAPVAAEEARHCPPLGRFMFCDADGTALGPGVIDHIETDAT